A single region of the Lactobacillus isalae genome encodes:
- the ftsL gene encoding cell division protein FtsL — MADSSARNLNYQQSQQQTEQPKKAIVLNPKSVPWTAFEKSLVVLGSLITLGLMILLVSASISATSAQHQLANVEQTIISQKSHNTDLRQEIGELTSTTRINKIARDQGLHLVESNIRNVR, encoded by the coding sequence ATGGCTGATAGCTCAGCAAGAAATTTAAATTATCAACAAAGTCAACAGCAGACTGAGCAGCCAAAGAAAGCAATTGTTCTTAATCCCAAAAGCGTTCCTTGGACAGCATTCGAAAAAAGTTTAGTCGTTCTAGGTTCACTCATTACTTTAGGATTAATGATCTTATTGGTTTCAGCCAGCATTTCTGCTACTAGTGCACAGCATCAGTTAGCAAATGTTGAGCAAACAATAATTTCTCAAAAAAGTCATAACACTGATCTTCGTCAGGAGATTGGTGAATTAACGTCAACTACTAGAATTAATAAAATTGCTCGTGATCAAGGCTTGCACTTGGTTGAGAGTAACATTAGGAATGTCCGTTAA
- a CDS encoding DUF4044 domain-containing protein, with protein MRKRKKKSGFQKLTIVMAWFMAVITLLGVVATALIGTGVFQF; from the coding sequence ATGAGAAAACGTAAGAAAAAATCTGGATTTCAAAAATTAACTATTGTTATGGCCTGGTTCATGGCAGTTATTACCCTTCTTGGTGTAGTAGCTACTGCTCTAATTGGAACTGGTGTCTTTCAGTTTTAA
- a CDS encoding DUF3397 domain-containing protein, with the protein MNFLLIFLIPLCGIVVAAFLVKLFPKAQFSGYDILPFFFIVACQLLTQETKQPSFLPYGFLLYFILVVIVSVYTAVKNKNISVGKTFGMLWHYLAASSIVWYVGLLILLLL; encoded by the coding sequence ATGAATTTTTTGCTTATCTTTTTGATTCCATTATGTGGAATTGTGGTTGCTGCTTTTTTAGTTAAACTATTTCCTAAAGCACAATTTAGCGGTTATGATATTTTACCATTTTTCTTTATTGTTGCTTGCCAGTTGTTAACGCAAGAAACAAAGCAACCATCCTTTTTACCTTATGGATTTCTACTATACTTTATTTTGGTAGTAATCGTGTCAGTTTATACGGCTGTCAAAAATAAAAATATTTCTGTCGGAAAAACTTTTGGTATGTTGTGGCATTATTTAGCCGCTTCATCAATTGTTTGGTATGTTGGTCTTCTAATTTTGCTCTTATTATAA
- the mraZ gene encoding division/cell wall cluster transcriptional repressor MraZ — protein sequence MFMGEYHHNLDSKGRLIIPAKFRDEIGDKMVFTRGMEGCIFGYPIEEWQKIEAKLAKLPLTKRSARKFTRLFYSGAMESEFDKQGRVNLTMTLKEHAALIKECVIVGVSDRIEIWSAERWNDFSEEANENYDDIAEDLDDIEL from the coding sequence ATGTTCATGGGCGAGTATCATCACAATCTCGACAGCAAGGGGCGGCTAATTATACCGGCCAAATTTAGAGACGAGATTGGTGATAAGATGGTATTTACTCGTGGAATGGAAGGCTGTATTTTTGGCTATCCAATTGAAGAATGGCAAAAAATTGAGGCTAAGTTAGCCAAACTTCCACTGACGAAGAGAAGTGCGCGTAAATTTACGCGACTTTTCTACTCAGGTGCGATGGAGAGTGAGTTCGACAAGCAAGGACGTGTTAATCTGACCATGACACTGAAAGAGCATGCCGCACTCATTAAGGAATGTGTGATTGTTGGTGTTTCCGACCGAATTGAAATTTGGTCAGCAGAACGCTGGAATGATTTCTCGGAAGAAGCCAATGAAAACTATGACGATATCGCAGAAGACTTGGATGACATCGAGTTATAG
- the rsmH gene encoding 16S rRNA (cytosine(1402)-N(4))-methyltransferase RsmH: MKFKHKSVLLHETIDNLNPKDDGLYVDATFGGGGHARYLLSKLNRGTVIGFDQDEYAISMAKESFAEKLKPGAEPRLMLVHDNFCHLKENLVELGISDGIDGIYYDLGVSSPQFDQPERGFSYRFDARLDMRMDQSQELDAYTIVNTWSQKELSDILYRYGDEKFSRQIARKIVDRRKEKPIVTTFDLVDVIKDAIPAYARRSGGHPAKKSFQAIRVAVNNELGVLQESLEEAIKLLKPGGRISVITFQSHEDKIVKKIFKKYSEVEIPRGMPMVPADSKPTLRLVSRKPIMASSDELEENNRSHSAKLRVAEKL, from the coding sequence ATGAAATTCAAGCATAAAAGCGTGCTTTTGCACGAAACAATAGACAATTTAAATCCAAAAGATGATGGTCTTTATGTTGACGCAACTTTTGGTGGTGGTGGTCACGCTCGATATTTACTCAGTAAATTGAACAGAGGAACTGTTATTGGATTTGATCAAGATGAATATGCAATTTCGATGGCAAAAGAGAGTTTTGCTGAGAAATTGAAACCAGGAGCTGAACCAAGATTAATGTTGGTTCATGATAACTTCTGTCATTTGAAAGAAAATCTGGTAGAGCTGGGAATTTCAGATGGAATAGATGGTATTTATTACGATCTTGGAGTTTCGTCTCCGCAGTTTGATCAACCTGAACGTGGTTTTTCTTATCGGTTTGATGCACGATTAGATATGAGGATGGACCAAAGCCAAGAGTTAGATGCCTATACAATAGTCAATACTTGGTCTCAAAAAGAACTAAGTGACATTTTATATAGGTATGGGGATGAGAAGTTTTCTCGTCAGATCGCTAGAAAGATAGTTGATCGAAGAAAAGAAAAACCTATTGTAACTACATTTGATTTAGTTGATGTGATTAAAGATGCGATTCCAGCATATGCAAGACGAAGTGGAGGGCATCCTGCTAAGAAGAGCTTTCAAGCAATTCGAGTTGCAGTTAACAACGAATTAGGTGTATTGCAAGAATCTCTTGAAGAGGCAATTAAGCTATTGAAGCCGGGTGGCCGAATTAGCGTAATTACTTTTCAGTCTCATGAAGATAAGATCGTCAAAAAGATCTTTAAGAAGTATTCTGAAGTCGAGATACCACGGGGAATGCCGATGGTTCCGGCTGACAGTAAACCAACATTGCGGCTGGTTAGTCGCAAACCTATCATGGCAAGTAGTGATGAATTAGAGGAAAATAACCGCTCACACAGTGCCAAGTTAAGGGTTGCAGAGAAATTATAG